The following is a genomic window from Psychrobacter immobilis.
TGGCATTGGTGTCAATTCAAGCACCCAAGGCACATCTTTGGTACTACCCGTATTTAGTGCATCACCATGCGTGGGTGCTGTGGCTGGTGTTGCTCCATGAACGTGCGGCGTGGCTTCAGCGTTATTCATATCCATACCAACATGATGTTGACTGTGATCAATAGAAAGCGGCATTGGCGCAACGCCCCATTTGCCCGCAGGAAACTGACTCCATGCCTGCACGACTCGCTCGCCCCAGATGCCTGCCCATGCCATTCCTGAAATACAGAAAAACAGTAGCAACACAGATATCCAACTGCCCAATGTCGCATGAATGGTACGTATGAATGAGCGTTTTTTCTTATTATTTACAGCATCATTGGGTATAAGCATGGCTTTGAGTGATTTGCGTTTTTGCCACCACAAATACCAACCCGTTAGAATCATTAAGATGGTTAATGAGGCAGTGGTTTCTTGGATATAATCACCGACTTTGCCCAATAGTAAATCAGCATGAATATCATTAAAGGTATAGTACAGACCACTATTAGTCGGTGTGCTTTTGACGATATCAGCCGTATAAGGATTCACCGCCACCATATTCTCATGACTGGCTGACTTAACTTGAAACAAGGCAACGGTGCCCGTATCACGAGGCGCGATATATTTCACCAGCGTGCTGTTAGATAAAGTGTTCAACGCGTTTTTAGCTTGCGTAGAAATAGGTGCTGTCACCGCTGAATCTGGGGTGGTAATGGTGAGGCGATCGTCATCACGACCTGCTATGTTAGACATCAACAGCATGCCAAGTGCGCTGCAAGCTAGGATAATTAGGAAAGGTGCTATAAACATTCCCGCATAAAAATGCCAACGCCATACCGTAAAATAGCGTTGAGTATTGGTTGCTTGACTTGTATGTCTGTTCATAAATATGACCTTTAACAATCTTTGGTTGCTCAATGAACGACCTAGACCTATTAATAGTAGTAATAAATCCTGTCTGTCTGTTGATCTAAAAGTTGATTCCAAATAGACGGCTGCATCATACGAGAAAAGCCTTGTAAACACCATTGCTTATAGTCAAAAATTATCGTCATATTAAGGCGTTTCTTCAATTTTCATGTTTGCATCATAGTCATCTTAATGGCTAAAAATGAGGCTACTTCACTCGACATCTTACTAAGAACGCTTTGTTTGTAAATTTTTAATGATAATGATAATCATTAATGTTATTATTCCTTTTCTTTCGCTTTCGGCATTTGATAACTTACAAGGAAATATGATGCGTTTTATCTCAACGTCTACATCCATTCGTCAAAAACGTTTAACTCTCGCGGTGCAATTGGGATTGGCAATGGGTTTGAGCCACGCAGCTTATGCTGAGACGATGCCGAATAACATCGAAAACAGTGTTGAGAACGACGTCGATAATGATGTTGGTAGTGATGTTAATAATAATGAGACTGTGACACCATCGACCACCTTGGATACCATTACTGTCTATGCCGACAACTATCGTAGTACAGGCACCAAAACAGCGTTAGATCCCAATGATGCACCCATGAGCTATACGAGAATCGATCAAGCGCTGTTACAAAAACGTCAAGCAGACAGTGTCAATGCAGCGTTACGTTATGAGCCAGGGGTGAGTACTGAGAGTCGCGGTACCGTATCCATCTTTGATGAATACAATATTCGCGGTTTTAAAACTTACTCCAATTTTTACGATGGATTAAGACTGCCCTACGATGGGGCTTGGAATCTGATGCCGCAAGTCGATATCTACGCAACAGAAGCAGTCGAAGTGGTCAAAGGGCCCGCATCCTCACTCTATGGCTATGCATCTCCAGGTGGCATGGTCAATCAAGTCGCCAAAACCCCAAAAAGCACTCAAGCATCTGAGGTACAGTTGCGAGTGGGTAATCAAAACCTAAAAGAAGTGGCGGTCGATACGACAGGACCTATCACAGATACGCTCAATTATCGTTTGGTGGCGTTAAAACGACAAAAAGACGGGCAGATGCAGACCACAGAAGAAGAGCGCACACTGATCAATCCGTCACTGCAATGGCAACCGACAGAAGATGTGTCCGTTCTTGCCAATCTGTTTTATCAAGATGATCCGGAAATGGTGCCTTCCACCCCACTGCCTGCCGTTGGCACTGTCTACCATGCCAGCTATGGCAAACTGGGCAGTGATGCCTATGCCGGCGATGAGTGGAATCACTTCAGCAAAGAAGTACTCATGCCAAGTGTTACCATAAACTGGGACATCAATGATAAGTTGACGTTCAAGCACATTCTGCGCTATACCGACGCCGACGCGCAGCAGCGTAATATGTACAACAGCGGGTTTGTAAGTGGTAGTGATAAGATAATAAATCGCGTGGCCTACACCACCGATGAAAGTATGAACAACTGGACCACGGACAACCAGCTTGCTTATCAGTTAGATACTACCAATACCTCGCACAATTTATTATTTGGTATTGAGTATCAAGAGACAGACAGTACCGCCACTTATTATGATGCTGGCGCAGATGGCACGCCAAACCTTGATTTGTCTAACCCAGATTTTTCGCAAATTAATGCCGATACTTTGCCTTTAGAGGCTTATCGTCAAAATGAAAACATTGAACAAAGCCAGCTTGGTTTTTATATACAAGATGAAATGAAATGGCAAGATTTGATAGTAGTAGCAGGCTTACGTCATGATAACTTTGATAGTATCACTAAGCAAACCAAGGCTTCTGAAGGTGCCATCTATAGTGATAGAACCATTGACAATGATGCCTCGAAAACCAGTGGTCGTCTCGCAGCTATCTATGACTTTGATAATGGGCTATCTCCTTATGCTAGTTATTCTCAGTCGTTTCAGCCAGTGGTCGGTAGTAACTTTATTACCAATGCGCCATTTAAGCCAACGACTGCCGATCAGCTAGAGGCTGGTGTCAAATATCTCTCTGCCAATCGCGCCACACAAGGAACATTAGCAGTATTTGATATCACTCAAAAAAACGTCGTGGTGGCTGATGAAATCAATTATAGAAGTCAAACACAAACGGGTGAAATTACCTCCAAAGGCTTTGAAGTCTCAGGCAGCCATATGCTTAATGATTGGGTAGATATTGCCACCAGTTATAGCTATACCGATGCTGAAATTACAGAAGATGAATTCAACCCTGAGGTGGTTGGCAATACCCCTGCGCAAACGGCGAAGCACAAGGCAACATTGTGGGCAGATTATTATGCTACTGACAAGCTCAGTCTCAATGCTGGCGTACGCTATGAAGGCGGTATGCAACTTGATAAGCAAAACTCAGACGAATTACCAAGCGTGACTTTGGTAGACATTGGCGGTAATTATCAAATCAATCCGATGCTCACTGTCGGCGCGAGTGTCAACAATCTCTTTGATAAAACCTATGTTGGCGCTTGTTATGATATTAACAATTGCTGGATGGGACCTGAGCGCCAAATGTCCGTCAGCCTAAAAGCCAATTTTTAGGCAATGTAGAACTTACCATTACTAGAGAATGTCCTCAATCTGAACCAAATCTAATAAATGAGCTAAAAATATGAAACAGTTAAATAAAGGAAAGTATTAATATGGCAAAACCTACCCCAAGAATGCTAGATGTAATTAGCAGTAAATACCTCACGCCACATATGTGCCGCGTCACGCTTGGCGGTGCTGGACTGACTGATTTTCCGGCAGATCAAGAAAGCGCGTACATTAAGCTAATATTCCCTCAAGGCGACGAGGCTCGACCATTGATGCGCACCTATACCGTCAGCGTTCAACGTGATGACGAAATAGATGTCGATT
Proteins encoded in this region:
- a CDS encoding TonB-dependent siderophore receptor gives rise to the protein MMRFISTSTSIRQKRLTLAVQLGLAMGLSHAAYAETMPNNIENSVENDVDNDVGSDVNNNETVTPSTTLDTITVYADNYRSTGTKTALDPNDAPMSYTRIDQALLQKRQADSVNAALRYEPGVSTESRGTVSIFDEYNIRGFKTYSNFYDGLRLPYDGAWNLMPQVDIYATEAVEVVKGPASSLYGYASPGGMVNQVAKTPKSTQASEVQLRVGNQNLKEVAVDTTGPITDTLNYRLVALKRQKDGQMQTTEEERTLINPSLQWQPTEDVSVLANLFYQDDPEMVPSTPLPAVGTVYHASYGKLGSDAYAGDEWNHFSKEVLMPSVTINWDINDKLTFKHILRYTDADAQQRNMYNSGFVSGSDKIINRVAYTTDESMNNWTTDNQLAYQLDTTNTSHNLLFGIEYQETDSTATYYDAGADGTPNLDLSNPDFSQINADTLPLEAYRQNENIEQSQLGFYIQDEMKWQDLIVVAGLRHDNFDSITKQTKASEGAIYSDRTIDNDASKTSGRLAAIYDFDNGLSPYASYSQSFQPVVGSNFITNAPFKPTTADQLEAGVKYLSANRATQGTLAVFDITQKNVVVADEINYRSQTQTGEITSKGFEVSGSHMLNDWVDIATSYSYTDAEITEDEFNPEVVGNTPAQTAKHKATLWADYYATDKLSLNAGVRYEGGMQLDKQNSDELPSVTLVDIGGNYQINPMLTVGASVNNLFDKTYVGACYDINNCWMGPERQMSVSLKANF
- a CDS encoding PepSY-associated TM helix domain-containing protein — protein: MNRHTSQATNTQRYFTVWRWHFYAGMFIAPFLIILACSALGMLLMSNIAGRDDDRLTITTPDSAVTAPISTQAKNALNTLSNSTLVKYIAPRDTGTVALFQVKSASHENMVAVNPYTADIVKSTPTNSGLYYTFNDIHADLLLGKVGDYIQETTASLTILMILTGWYLWWQKRKSLKAMLIPNDAVNNKKKRSFIRTIHATLGSWISVLLLFFCISGMAWAGIWGERVVQAWSQFPAGKWGVAPMPLSIDHSQHHVGMDMNNAEATPHVHGATPATAPTHGDALNTGSTKDVPWVLELTPMPTSGTVAGKDGIASNIPIMIDTVDRFAREIGIVGRYQLNLPQGNTGVWTISQDSMSYDMKNPMADRTVHIDRYSGNILADIRFDDYNAFGKFMAAGIAIHMGTLGWWSVLVNVLFCLSVIAICVSGYIMWWQRRPRHASEKVGLNPPARGLSFSIWWPFAIPLLAVAIIFPTAIIAIVAIGLLDFLVISRVGFLQKLLF